From the genome of Hymenobacter gelipurpurascens:
GCAGCGTGTACTTTGTGCATCCCAAATTCCTCGACAAAACCAATCTGGGGGTGCGCCGCTTCCGCCAGTTGTACACCCAGCGGCAGAACCTGCCCCCCTCCGTATTTGCCTTTTCAGGCTTCGAGATGCTGTACTACTTCGGCTCTCAGCTCCACCAGAACGGCCCCGATTTTCAGGAGGCGCTGGCCAATGGCGGCCCGGTTTCCGGCACGGTGTTCCAGGGCATCGGCTACCCCGGCGGCTCTCACGACAACCAGTACGTGCCCATCACCAAAATGGAGCGCCTGGAGCTTGAAGTGCTGAACCCGGTGGGCATCAGGTAGGTTACACTATAGCGCGAAGCTCCAGCCTCGCGCCTCATCAGTATCTGTAGTATGGCGCGCCGCTGGAGCTTCGCGCAACCTTTCAGTTTCTCCTCGCATGTCTCAATCCGTAGTTGCTCCCGAACTTACTCTCACCACCAGCGACACCCTGTTTACCCGCGCCAAAGAGCACATTCCCGGTGGCGTAAACTCACCTGTGCGTGCCTTCCGGGCAGTAGGCGGGCACCCGGTATTTATGCAGTCGGCCAAAGGAGCCTGGCTGACTGATGTAGATGGCAACCAATATCTTGATTTCATAAACTCTTGGGGCCCAATGATTTTGGGACATGCACCAGAACTAGTACTGGATGCAGTGCAGGAAGCCATCAAAGGCTCGTTGTCGTTTGGGGCGCCTACCCGCCGCGAGGTGGAGATGGCTGAGCTCATCAAGCAGATGGTGCCCAGCATCGAGAAAGTACGGTTGGTAAACTCCGGCACGGAAGCTACGATGTCGGCCATTCGGGTGGCGCGGGGCTATACAGGCCGCAACAAAATCATCAAGTTCGAAGGCTGCTACCACGGCCACGGCGACTCCTTCCTGATTGCTGCCGGCTCGGGTGCCCTTACCCTCGGCGCTCCCGACTCGCCGGGCGTAACGCAGGGCGTGGCCCAGGACACCCTCACGGTTCCTTACAACGACCTCGCTGCTGCTGAGCAGATCATTCTCGCCAACGAAGGCCAGGTAGCTGCCCTGATTCTGGAGCCGGTTGTTGGCAATATGGGTTTGGTAGCCCCCCAGAAAGGCTACCTGCAGGGCCTGCGCGACTTGTGCACCCAGCACGGCATCGTACTCATTTTCGACGAGGTAATGACGGGCTTCCGCCTGTCGCGCGGTGGCGCGCAGGAGCTCTACGGCATCAAGCCCGACATGACGACTCTGGGCAAAATCATTGGCGGCGGCATGCCCGTGGGGGCCTACGGTGGCCGCCAGGACATTATGGACCAGGTAGCACCGGCTGGCAAGGTCTACCAGGCTGGCACGCTCTCCGGAAACCCTATTGCTACGGCGGCCGGTATTGCACAGCTTACTTATCTGCAGGAAAACCCTGAGCTATACACCGAGCTCAACCGCATCAGCACGCGCATCGCCGATGGCACCCGCCAGATCTGCCAGGAGTTGGGCCTGAACTACACCGTCAATCAGGTGGGTTCAATGTTCAGCGTATTCTTCACTGATCAGCCCGTCAATAACCTCGAGGATGCCAAGAAATCAGATACTGAAGCCTTTGGACGCTACTTCCGCGCCATGCTGCACCGCGGTATCTACCTCGCGCCGGCTCAGTACGAAGCGCTATTTGTGAGCACTGCCATCACCGACGAGCTAGCCGACGTGTACCTCACGGCCTGCCGCGAAGCCATGCGCGAAGCACACGGCCTATAGGTCTAGTCTTCTGTTTTTAAAGCATTCAGAACCTGACTTAGCAAGAATATGTGTCGTACTCACGGCTCATTCCTGCTAGGCCAGGTTCTTTGTTTGTGGATACTGGCCTAGGGTTTTCTGATATGTCTTTCCGAACCATACCGGCAACCGGCTACCTTTGCGGCAAATCCATTTGCTGCTATGCTCCGATTTCGTTCGATATTTCTGCTGCTGCTGTGGCTAGCCGTGCCCGGTGTGCTTCTGGCCCAAACGGAAACGCCCGCGGCGGCCAACAAGCGCCTCTTCGACCGCACTGTTGACGAACTAAACTTCCGCACCATGGAAACCGTCTACGACAAGACGTTTGCCCGCGGCAAGTTTCCGGCTGGGCTTCGCACCGCGAAGGCGCGCCGGGAATTCGATAGTTTCCCCGGCCGGCCCGATCTGCAGAAGCTTTTTCACAACTACAACGATGTATCGGAGCGCTTTAAAAGCCGTTTTGGCTCAGGCCGTGCCGATCTGGTCGAGTTTGAGAAGCAGCTGAATACGGTATTGGTCGACAAGAACTTCGAGTTTTTTGTGCGGGTGCTGCCTCGCGACGAGCGGGTTTCACTTATCCGGGCTTTGCAGCGGGTTATCAAGCTGGGTACGGCACAGTTCAATGCCTCCCAGGACCCCGCTCCCGAGGAGCTGGCCGCCGATGGTGCTGCCGTACCGGCTCCAGCCGACGCGGAAGTAACGCCACCGGCCAACGCCGCGCCTGCTGCTATGGAAGATGCGCAGCCTACTCCGGAAGGCAACCTCGCCTCAACGCCCGCCAGCTACCCTGCCCTGCGCCCCCTGGATGTTTCGCCTCGTCATGACTGGGTTGACTACCTCACGTTGCTGCTGGCAGGCAGTTCCCTCCTGCTCACGCTATTCCTGATTACTGGCCCCCTGGCCGACCTGCGCAACCGCCTTGACGCTCTCAACGATGAGTTAGAGGACCGAAAATCAGGCGCGGCCGCTACGCCCCGGCGCCGCTCCAATGCCCTGCCCGAAGACCGCTACGAAGACGATGACGAAAACTAAGAACTGGGAAGTGAACAGCCTTTGTAATAGCTCTCTAAGCCGTTGCAAAGCCTGTTTTCGATTTCATTCTCAGTTCTTGATTCTTACTTTTTAATTGAACCCATGATTCTCACCGACCAGCAGATTCTCGCCGAAATAGAGCGCGGCAACATTGTTATCCAGCCCTACGACCGGACCTGCCTCGGCACCAACTCCTACGATGTGCACCTGGGCCGCTACTTGGCTACCTACCGCGATGCCGTGCTGGACGCGCGCAAGCACAACGAAATTGATGTCTTTGAAATCCCGGAGGAAGGCTTTGTGCTGCAGCCTGGCACGCTCTACCTAGGCGTTACGGAGGAGTACACCGAGAGCCATGCCCACGTGCCCTTCCTGGAAGGCAAGAGCAGCGTAGGCCGCCTTGGCATTGATATTCACGCCACCGCTGGCAAAGGCGACATCGGCTTCTGCAACACCTGGACGCTGGAAATCAGCGTTTCGATGCCGGTACGTGTGTATCACCTGATGCCCGTAGGCCAACTCATCTACTTCGCCGTGCAAGGCGATGTCGAAACGTTTTATAACCGCAAAGCCAACGCCAAGTACAACGAGCGCACCACTAAGCCGGTGGAGTCCATGATGTGGAAAAACCAGTTTTAGCCTAGGCCACCTGGTCGCCTACTTAGGCTCCAAGCAAAGGATCTTATCTGATGAGAAAGCAAGGCTGCTAGGCCAGTTGCTTCTTATCATGTAAGATCCTTTCTGTTAAGTAAGCTGGGCAGTTGAAGGGAAAAGGATTTATATGTTTTAGATATAGAATAAACTCCCTGGCACAGTTTTTCGTTAATAACCAGACAAGCCACCTGATTTCAACCACCCTTGAATAGGGAAGCTGACTTAGATTGTTGACTTAAAACGTGCAGATACAGATGAGAAAGCAACTTGCTACCGCCGCTCTGCTGCTCGCCGCTTTCGGCGCGCAGGCTCAGCAAGGTCCCTCGTTGGTCCAACCCCAGGATAAAACCAAGCCTTCACTTCGGCTGAATCCGGTGCAGGAGCGTGCCAGGCGCCTCTCCGACCAGATGGCCCGCGACCTGCGCCTCAATGGCTACCAGACCACCAAGCTGCGTGCTATCAATGAAGAGAAAGTAGCAAAAATGGCCGCTATTGAGCAGCGCCATGCCGGCAACCAGAAAGTAATTACCGAGCAGTGCGACGCCGTATGCCGGGAGCGTGATAAGGAGCTTCAGGCGGTTCTGTCGAACGACCAGTACAGCAATTACTACGACTCGCGTGCTGCTTTTCGTAAGTATGACCGAGATTACGCGGCACAATCCAGCAATGCCATTTTCGTAAACTCGGTGCAGAACCCAATGCCAGCCAGCAGCAAAGGTGCTACTATTGGGCCAAGCAGAACAACTACTGCTGCCCCAACAACCCGTTAGATTGCAGTGGCCTAGGCCACTTGGTTATATAAAAAAAGTCCCGCCAGAGTTTCTGGCGGGACTTTTTGTCTTTTCAGGCAAACCCTTATTTCTGAGCGCGCTCTTCTTCCTCAATGTGGTCCATTAGCACGCGGCACAGGTCGCGCAT
Proteins encoded in this window:
- the hemL gene encoding glutamate-1-semialdehyde 2,1-aminomutase gives rise to the protein MSQSVVAPELTLTTSDTLFTRAKEHIPGGVNSPVRAFRAVGGHPVFMQSAKGAWLTDVDGNQYLDFINSWGPMILGHAPELVLDAVQEAIKGSLSFGAPTRREVEMAELIKQMVPSIEKVRLVNSGTEATMSAIRVARGYTGRNKIIKFEGCYHGHGDSFLIAAGSGALTLGAPDSPGVTQGVAQDTLTVPYNDLAAAEQIILANEGQVAALILEPVVGNMGLVAPQKGYLQGLRDLCTQHGIVLIFDEVMTGFRLSRGGAQELYGIKPDMTTLGKIIGGGMPVGAYGGRQDIMDQVAPAGKVYQAGTLSGNPIATAAGIAQLTYLQENPELYTELNRISTRIADGTRQICQELGLNYTVNQVGSMFSVFFTDQPVNNLEDAKKSDTEAFGRYFRAMLHRGIYLAPAQYEALFVSTAITDELADVYLTACREAMREAHGL
- the dcd gene encoding dCTP deaminase, which produces MILTDQQILAEIERGNIVIQPYDRTCLGTNSYDVHLGRYLATYRDAVLDARKHNEIDVFEIPEEGFVLQPGTLYLGVTEEYTESHAHVPFLEGKSSVGRLGIDIHATAGKGDIGFCNTWTLEISVSMPVRVYHLMPVGQLIYFAVQGDVETFYNRKANAKYNERTTKPVESMMWKNQF